TCTCATAACTAGCCTCATCTATTTTTATATTCCATTTTAAAGTATTCCAATTTAAGAAAGGTAAGCTAATATTTATGCTAGCAAGTCCCACAGGAACATTTAAAGCATTATCAATTTTATTACCACTTGTTTTACATTCATAATTTTATCTTAGTTTTTCTCTTTTATTATACTGTAAAATACAATTTGTTACAAATTTAATAATATTTTACTCTCCAAAAAATTCTCTAATTTATCAATACTCTCGACTAATAAGTATTTTAATAGAAAAATTCTATTGTCTTAACTTTTTTATAAAAAAATAGTGAAGATAGAAAAAACTTATTCCATCAACACTATTTATTACACTGCTTTTTTTATTATATAATTTTAGGCATTCAATAAGCCGAGTTTTGTATTTGTTAATCATTTTTCTCGAATTATAATCACTTATAATCTCTAGCGACTTACCCTGAAAGAGAGCGAGCAACTACTTAATCTTTCCTATTTAGTCTTGCTCCAAAGGGGGTTTACCAAGCCTTTTTAGTTTCCTAAAAAACTGGTGGTCTCTTACACCACCTTTTCACCCTTACCTAAATGGCGGTTTATTTTCTGTGGCACTTTCCTTAAAGTTACCTTTAGTAGCCGTTAGCTACCCTTTTGCTCTGTGGAGCTCGGACTTTCCTCTGTTATTATATATAACAGCGATTAACCTGAATACCTAAAATATTTTCTATTTTATTTTAATCATCTTCTTCTTGATTACTTTTATCTTTATATGCAGCATACATTTTATAAACAATAAATAAAATTATTATAACAAAAGCTGCAACCATAATAGGAGTACTATTATTTTCTTGTTCCTTAGTCATTGTCATTTGATTTAAAGCTTCTATATTAACTTCTTGTAAAACAGAGCCAACTCCATCAAGTACAGTTAAAATATATTTTCCATATTCTTTTCTTTCTAATAATTCTGATGAATCATTTAAAGTTGCATTAATATCATCTTGATAATCATCAACATCTATATCCTTACTAAAAGAAAGCTCTACTTTATAGACTTCTTTATCACCTTTTTTAATATTTAATATCAATGCTCTTTCCGGATCTGAAATAGCAAAGCCTTCATCTTCTGCCAATGTATTTACAAATATTGTTAAATCTTTTTCATTTTGAATTTCTTCAATTTTTTCATTTATTTCAGTTTTATCTTCCTCTTTTAAAAGATTCAGGTTATCATTTATATTAGCAAAACTAAAAATTGAACACAACAAAAATAAAAATGTAATTGTTATTTTTTTCATAATTTCTCCATATCATTAATAAAACTTAAATATTGGTTCTCTATTAAAAACTAAAAATTCTAAATCAATATCTTTTAATTCTTCCATTAAAATTTCATAGAAAAAATGTTCACTTTCATAATGACCAAAATCAATTACATTTAGCCCACTTTCTAAAGCATCAAGAGCATCATGATAGCCAACATCTCCTGTTATAAATAAATCAACTTTTTCCTTTTTAGCCTTTCTCCAATAACTCATAGCAGAACCATTTATAAGAGCTATTTTTTTAACTTTTTTATTTAAATCATTACTTATAACTCTTAGATTTAAAATTTTTAATTTTAGTTTAAGCTCTTCAATAAAATCTTTTAAATTTTTTTCTTCATCTAATTTAAAAACTCGCCCTATACCACAATTTTTCTCTTCATTAAAATCTAATATTTTATATTCTGAATACCCCAATTTACTTAAAATATAATCATTTAATCCATCTATACTTGAATCTAAATTTGTATGTATTGAATAAACATTTATATCATTTTTTATTAAATTTCTAATTTTCTTTCCTAAAATATTTTGCTCATTTATATTTTTAATGGCTTTAAAGATAATAGGATGATGAGTAATTAACATATCTACTTTTTTAGAGACAGCATTTTCAATGCTTTCTAGTGTTGCATCTAATGAAAACTGAATTTTTTTAACTTCCTTATCATAATCACCTATTAGAAGTCCAACATTATCCCATTCTTCAG
This genomic window from Fusobacterium simiae contains:
- a CDS encoding Nif3-like dinuclear metal center hexameric protein, yielding MKARDIINILEKKFPKINAEEWDNVGLLIGDYDKEVKKIQFSLDATLESIENAVSKKVDMLITHHPIIFKAIKNINEQNILGKKIRNLIKNDINVYSIHTNLDSSIDGLNDYILSKLGYSEYKILDFNEEKNCGIGRVFKLDEEKNLKDFIEELKLKLKILNLRVISNDLNKKVKKIALINGSAMSYWRKAKKEKVDLFITGDVGYHDALDALESGLNVIDFGHYESEHFFYEILMEELKDIDLEFLVFNREPIFKFY